One genomic segment of Acanthochromis polyacanthus isolate Apoly-LR-REF ecotype Palm Island chromosome 9, KAUST_Apoly_ChrSc, whole genome shotgun sequence includes these proteins:
- the stk25b gene encoding serine/threonine-protein kinase 25: MAHLRDMQNQNTRLDPEEYFTKQERIGKGSFGEVYKGINNRTKEVVAIKIIDLEEAEDEIEDIQQEITVLSQCDSPFVTKYYGSYLKGTKLWIIMEYLGGGSALDLLRPGPLEETYIATILREILKGLEYLHSERKIHRDIKAANVLLSEQGDVKLADFGVAGQLTDTQIKRNTFVGTPFWMAPEVIKQSAYDFKADIWSLGITAIELAKGEPPNSDLHPMRVLFLIPKNTPPTLEGPYSKPFKEFVEACLNKDPRFRPTAKELLKHKFITRYTKKTAYLTELIDRYRRWKSEGHGEESSSDDSDMDADGDVDQCPVWTFPTVRPTSMNKLQKGYTHTDSESGDSVKRQPKSQSLSALVTPIFRELKEKRRASGGGVGAIEELENAFNLAEESCPGISDRLVSHMMERVCRFSLNGNTTPSSR; this comes from the exons ATGGCACACCTTCGAGACATGCAAAACCAG AACACCCGGCTGGACCCTGAGGAGTACTTCACCAAGCAGGAGCGCATTGGGAAGGGTTCCTTCGGAGAGGTCTACAAAGGAATCAACAACCGCACCAAGGAGGTGGTGGCGATTAAAATCATAGAcctggaggaggcagaggacgAGATAGAAGACATTCAGCAGGAGATCACGGTGCTGAGCCAGTGTGACAGTCCTTTTGTTACCAAGTATTATGGATCATACCTGAAG ggGACCAAGCTGTGGATTATCATGGAGTATTTAGGTGGAGGATCTGCTCTGGATCTG ctccGTCCAGGGCCCCTTGAAGAAACTTACATTGCTACTATACTGAGGGAAATACTAAAAGGTCTGGAGTATCTGCACTCTGAAAGGAAGATTCACAGAGATATCAAAG CTGCCAACGTGCTGCTGTCAGAGCAGGGCGACGTGAAGCTGGCAGATTTTGGGGTTGCGGGACAGCTGACAGACACCCAGATCAAGAGGAACACGTTTGTCGGCACGCCTTTCTGGATGGCTccggaggtcattaagcagTCAGCCTATGATTTTAAG GCTGACATCTGGTCTCTGGGAATCACTGCCATTGAGTTGGCCAAAGGGGAGCCCCCCAACTCTGATCTCCACCCCATGAGAGTCCTCTTCCTCATCCCCAAAAACACTCCACCCACACTGGAAGGCCCTTACAGCAAACCCTTCAAAGAGTTTGTGGAGGCCTGTCTAAATAAAGATCCTCGTTTT AGGCCAACCGCCAAAGAGCTCCTGAAGCACAAGTTCATCACGCGTTACACCAAGAAGACGGCCTATCTGACCGAGCTGATCGACCGCTACCGCCGCTGGAAATCGGAGGGACACGGGGAGGAATCCAGCTCCGATGACTCAGACAT GGATGCTGACGGTGACGTAGATCAGTGTCCCGTGTGGACCTTCCCCACAGTCCGACCCACCTCTATGAACAAGTTACAGAagggctacacacacacagattcagaG TCAGGAGATTCTGTGAAAAGGCAGCCCAAGTCACAAAGCTTGTCTGCCTTGGTAACACCCATCTTCAGAGAG TTGAAGGAGAAGCGGCGGGCGAGTGGCGGCGGTGTGGGAGCCATTGAGGAGCTGGAGAACGCCTTCAACCTGGCTGAGGAGTCGTGTCCGGGCATCTCAGACCGCCTGGTCTCACACATGATGGAGAGAGTGTGCAG GTTTTCTTTAAACGGTAACACCACCCCGTCTTCGCGGTGA